The Osmerus mordax isolate fOsmMor3 chromosome 5, fOsmMor3.pri, whole genome shotgun sequence DNA window aacaaatgtatgatttttaatctatgccatctttataaataataagtagcctatgcatacttatttaaaatatagatatcagttgtaaaatttcCAGAACAAAACGGACCGATTGGTAACCAATGCCatcacacctcacaatttccccaaaaATGTTAGCCTTCTCTAGTTTTTTTATTGTGGTGTGTCCTATGGTACACAACATTGTTTTTCTTTATATGTGCTATCTCTAATAATGGCAatactctctgtgtctgtctgtatatttTTAGATTgggatttaacccttgtgctgccttcgggtcacaatgaactttacccaatacaaaaacaaataaaaagcatttttttttaaccctcgCGCTGTGAGGGGTATGAGACAGCCagccggttaaaagaaaatgcttcacttcatttttgtatgtggtaaagttgtcgcaacacgggggggggggggggggggggggtcacaattaaccgaagataacacaaggtaaGGACAGCGAGTTTGTGATccgagaaatataggtaccaaagctACTGAAAAGAACTGTCATCAACAgctgcatcactggcactgcattATCtatatctataattccagaaatctgtgtgtcaccgacatccTTGTTGGCACTGTTCCCTATATATATTTCCAAGAATCTGTGTGTGCCATCAAAttcatcatgggcactgtgcacgtATAGTTcatgtatttgtatttgtgtgtttcattggTATCTTAATCAACGACTGAATCACAGGGACTGTGCACTACTGTGTATAAAATTGACTTGACTTGACATTTGTTGTAAAAACAAAAGCTTCCTGAATTGCTATTCCTGACATGGTGATTTGTTTGATAAAAATATTAATGTGAGAAGACTATCCATAAATTAATTGCCTGAAATCATTATTAGATCATTTTGATTTTGTTACCCTCATTCAACATATGGGACTCTGGGATTTGTAAAATCTCAGAGATGGAATGAGGCAGCGCTGTATATTAGAGTAGCCTATGTGTGTTATTAATCATGTAAGAAAGGCAAACACCCAAGCTTTTTGCAATACATTAAATGGGTTGCAGCAGTCAAACTTCTGTCATGTTTCGAATTTGCCATGTGTGCTTTTGTTAATCAGTCCTACCAAGCAACAAGTGAACGTTACAGTGCATAAACTGATGAAGAAATTAAATAGTGTTTAAACACGACATGTTTAGAATGATTtgaacgagttcagggactacCCCTCCGGAAGACACTTGTTTAGGCAATCCAAAACAGCCTAGTCCTTGTTAAGAATGGGCGCTCCAGAACCACGTGACCTTGTCTCCAGGATGTCCCAAGTAAGTAGGGGAGCAATGTGTTGGTGTGGTCGAAGTTACCCATGTAGTTGCCTCGCTGCTCACTGGAGTTGAACAAAGAAAAAGTTGAGTAAAGttaaatgaaataaaacatttactaATGTCGTTATTGGTTTAAATAGGCATATTTATGCAAATATCTAACAAcgtaatttttttaattttttaattaattacttttcaaatttgtaggtttattttttgttgttttggttgGTCTTCTCGGAGTATTCTTAATAGGCTAAGATTGTCCTACATATGCTTTGTTCCTCAGTAAAGATAGTCAATGCTTTCGGTTTTTACGGATGCTTTTCATTCATTTGACGGAGGAGGACACGGCGTGTTTGGATACAATGAAACAGTGTGTGCTGGCTCAAGACAATGCACGATACTACGGAGTATGGTAGGGACCTTAAGCCAACCAGGGGCTCTTCATTTAAATATCTGTGAGAAAACATTGAAAGGTTGGTTTCTACGTTACACAGCTTCAAATTCGGGTTTTGATCCGTATGTTCTTGAAGGATGCTATGTATGATTATAGGTATGGAGCAGCCATCTCCTATAGAACGCCTCTACGTCTTGAGCCCAGTCGTCGGTAGTAGCCTAATGCTTTATTACAAAATGTTCAATTATCATTTTGTATTAACAATTGTCTAGTTTACCGTTTTAGCATATGTCAATGGTGTATGTGAATTACATGAATGGCTAGGCTTCTTAAATACATACTGTTATAATGTCGCGGTGTCTCTTGGTAAAATGTGTAAGACACACATGATTTTTCAGAAAAATGTTGAGTTGAAACATACATTTTGCAAACATGTTGACACTATAATATTCACCGCCGTGTACTGCAGTAGCCTATGTACACAGCTCGAATTAATTTTCAAATGATCAGTACATAAACAGTAGCAGTTATCCTGAGGCGTTTAGCCTGGAGTATTTCCACCACAGAGACATATACAGTGTGCTGCTTTAAGGCTTGAAGACAGCCATTAATGTAATTTGTAGTGAGATGATAAACAGAgtgatgtgtgtttctgcttgaACAGATAGTCAGATTTGTCAAACGCCTCAGTGACTTTTGAATGTGTTAAAAGCTCTGCTCAAGTGCCTCAGTCTGACAATTTGATGGCTATGGCATAATATGCTCAGATAATTGGTAGATATTTACTTACAGAGCACACAGTCACTCTGAGGCTGCtagaacattttatttttccATAATGATATGCTTTGTACAGATTATTCTATCCCTTGACAGGTCAAAATGAGAGAAACATGAAAAACCACCTCACATAGCccaatacattatatttctgaAGAAGTCACTGTATCTGTGATTTGTTAGGTTTAGTAGCATGTGATTTGATAATGGGTGGAAAAAAAATCGCAGAGTTGCACAAGTCCTCAAGATTCTTGAAGCGGTGCTATGTGGCACCATTCTGCCAAAGAAAAACATTATCATAGTTAGTGTGGTGAAGAGCTCAGGCTCTTCAGTTTAATATAATGAGATGTTTCACCAGACAATAGCCAATGCATCCTTCAGTTTAACAAGCATTTAGGACAACAGAGAAAGCTAACCGCCTAACCGTCCAGAATGAAAAAAGACTGACAAAAATTATCATATTGTTTTTGAAGGATTTCCCAGGCCTAGACAGGCCCACTGTCATTCTCTGCCCATATGCAATCCCCATTAAAGAGTTGTTACTTGataaaacaacacacacctaAACTATTTTGAAGATTTATTTCACAATAAATCAGGGGACAGTGTGGTGCTTGTGAGTGTGCCTGAGACGGCATATTTAAGGGTTTAGCTGCTGTGTTTGGAAACTAATCTAAAAACTAAACACAGATTTTTGTTGGAGTCGCACTGGGTTTAAATCTCATGCAAGAAAGATTTAAGATGCCCTTGGCTCCTCTTCTTGTTTGCCATTTTGGCTCAGTGCCATATGGAGGTGTTCCAGAGTGATGGCACTGGTACAGTTTTTTGCTTGCATGAACACTATCTGTAGACACTGTACACCCCGTCCCTATAGATCTGGTATATCTCTGATTAACATGTCAGATGAAAGATTCACTTCCTCTACATGTTCTCCATTGGATGAAAGTAAAGAGATATAGTTAGAGATAAGATGAGAGATATATGGGTAGCTTGATCTTGAGATGTAACTTGACTTGTATTCTGTGTTCTTGAATTTGCCAATGGTTTGGTTAACATGTCCGTCAgcaaatctctctttctctcatatcACTCGCGTTCTCTTTTATCTCTTCTTACCTTTATGTCtgtttccctctcactctctcactgtctgctcTCTTTTTTAATTAACTGAAGTAGAAATCCTGCACTCTGTGAAGTTTTCCAAGTTAaccatgttttgtttttctagAATCAGACTGAAGCCACCCCATGGCATGTCATGACCAGACACTTCTGCAGTCGTGCACTATTGACCAATACACAGCCAGTGTAAAGGTCCCCTCAGAGTTCCACAGTTGAGAATGAGGACCAAATATGCAATAGTTTTCATCTGTATTGTGGCCCTGGTCATCATTGAAAAGGAGAGCAACATCATATCAAGGTAAATGAAGTCGCCAGTAAATATTGTAAGGATATATAATGATGGAAAATAAAAACTGAAATTGTCATGCTTTCTGCTCAGGGTTTCTGACAAGCTGATCCAGAGACAGATCCCACAGCAGACTCCACAGACTCCACTAGACTACAACAACACCTCCATACCCGCTCCTCAAACACAAAATGGCTCCCTGTCCATATTTGGCAAGCTTCTCTCTACCCTTACCAACATGAACTATTCAGATTCCACagatgagctggaggaggagggagacctaaACTACAGTTACAACAGAGGCCGCAAGCACATCCTGCTGCTGGCTACCACTCGCACAGGCTCCTCGTTCGTAGGGGAGTTCTTCAACCAACATGGCGAGAACATATTCTACCTGTTTGAGCCGCTGTGGCACGTGGAGCGCATGCTGACGTTGGCCACAGGGGGCACCAATGGGTCGGTGTCGGCACTGGCTTACAGAGACGTCCTCCAGGGGCTGTTCTTGTGCAATTTCACCCCCCTGGAAAAGTACATCTACCCCCCGCCCCAACAGCACATCACCCACGCTCTGTTCCGCAGGGAATCCAGCCTGTCGCTCTGCGACGAACCCGTCTGTTCGCCGGTGGTCAGAGACGTTTTTGAGAGGTAGATGCAGTTTCTTTCATAACCCAtccagctctgtctctctcgatgCCCCACATATTAACATGGTGCAATGTCACTACTCCTTTCCCAGGTACCACTGCAAGACCCGTCGCTGTGGCCCTCTCAACCTGACCCTGGCCACTGAGTCCTGCCTCTCCAAGGAGCACCGCGCCATCAAGACAGTGCGGGTCCGGCAGCTGGACACTCTTCAGCCACTGGTGGAAGATCCCCATCTGGACATCAGGGTTATCCAGCTGGTGAGGGACCCCCGTGCCATCCTGGCTTCTCGTATGGTGGCTTTCTCCTCCAAGTACCAGACCTGGAAGGCCTGGGCAGATGACGGGGAGGTGCCCGAGGATGACGAGGAAGTGAAACGACTGAAAGGAAACTGTGACAATATCAGAATGTCGGCGGAACTGGGGCTGAGTCGTCCCGCCTGGCTGAGGAGGAGGTACATGTTGGTGCGATATGAGGACATTGCCCGCTTCCCCATGCAGAAAGCTGAGGAGATG harbors:
- the chst3a gene encoding carbohydrate sulfotransferase 3a, which gives rise to MRTKYAIVFICIVALVIIEKESNIISRVSDKLIQRQIPQQTPQTPLDYNNTSIPAPQTQNGSLSIFGKLLSTLTNMNYSDSTDELEEEGDLNYSYNRGRKHILLLATTRTGSSFVGEFFNQHGENIFYLFEPLWHVERMLTLATGGTNGSVSALAYRDVLQGLFLCNFTPLEKYIYPPPQQHITHALFRRESSLSLCDEPVCSPVVRDVFERYHCKTRRCGPLNLTLATESCLSKEHRAIKTVRVRQLDTLQPLVEDPHLDIRVIQLVRDPRAILASRMVAFSSKYQTWKAWADDGEVPEDDEEVKRLKGNCDNIRMSAELGLSRPAWLRRRYMLVRYEDIARFPMQKAEEMYRFTGIPFSAQAREWILRNTQTTEEASGVYSTQKNSSEQAEKWRFSIPFNLAQVVQKVCGPTMTLFGYKFVDSERTLLNKSISLLEEKVFHF